A single genomic interval of Musa acuminata AAA Group cultivar baxijiao chromosome BXJ3-4, Cavendish_Baxijiao_AAA, whole genome shotgun sequence harbors:
- the LOC135636604 gene encoding peroxidase 20-like produces MAKSFVLGLLLVLVGVEADGGLSPHYYKETCPLAEHIIRQNVEAVVYRDPRLAASLLRLHFHDCFVLGCDASVLLDDADGIVSEKNAVPNLNSLRGFEVIDSIKAVLEEACPLTVSCADILAIVARDAVHLRGGPTWEVYSGRKDSLTASLSEANKRIPAPNFTLDMLISNFHDQGLDIVDLVSLSGSHTIGRSRCVSFKGRLYGQDPIEPFEEHDLYHRYSEFFSSLRSACPPSGGDDTLVPLDLKTPRRFDNRYFHNLVRGNALLLSDDELIAGYEDDGVASLVWAYARDQELFFRHYRSSIVKMGSINVLTGEQGEVRHHCRYVNAYYH; encoded by the exons ATGGCGAAGTCGTTCGTCCTCGGCCTGCTGCTGGTTTTGGTTGGTGTGGAAGCAGACGGCGGACTCTCCCCACACTACTACAAGGAGACCTGCCCCCTTGCGGAGCACATCATAAGGCAGAACGTGGAAGCGGTGGTGTATCGAGATCCGAGATTGGCCGCGTCGCTGCTCCGCCTTCACTTCCACGACTGCTTCGTTCTG GGATGCGATGCATCGGTGCTACTGGACGATGCCGATGGCATAGTCAGCGAGAAGAATGCTGTGCCGAACCTGAATTCCCTCCGAGGATTCGAGGTGATAGACTCGATAAAGGCCGTGTTGGAGGAGGCCTGCCCGCTAACAGTGTCGTGCGCTGATATCCTCGCCATTGTTGCCAGAGATGCAGTCCATTTG CGAGGTGGTCCGACTTGGGAGGTGTATTCGGGGAGGAAGGATTCTCTCACAGCAAGCCTGAGCGAAGCCAACAAAAGAATACCTGCGCCCAACTTCACACTCGACATGCTCATCTCCAACTTCCATGATCAGGGCCTGGACATAGTAGACTTGGTCAGCCTCTCAG GCAGTCACACGATTGGAAGATCGAGGTGTGTAAGCTTCAAAGGCAGGCTGTACGGCCAAGATCCGATAGAGCCATTCGAAGAACACGATCTCTACCACAGGTACTCTGAGTTCTTCAGCAGCTTGCGGTCGGCGTGCCCACCATCAGGAGGAGACGACACGCTCGTCCCTCTCGACCTGAAGACCCCGAGGCGATTCGACAACCGGTATTTCCACAACCTGGTGCGGGGGAACGCGCTGCTGCTGAGCGACGACGAGCTCATCGCCGGGTACGAAGACGATGGTGTGGCGAGCTTGGTGTGGGCGTATGCGCGTGATCAAGAGCTGTTCTTCCGCCATTACAGGAGCTCCATTGTGAAGATGGGGAGCATCAATGTGCTCACGGGAGAGCAGGGAGAAGTCCGGCACCACTGTCGCTACGTGAATGCTTACTACCACTGA